Within Spinacia oleracea cultivar Varoflay chromosome 4, BTI_SOV_V1, whole genome shotgun sequence, the genomic segment TCATAATTACTACTTCTGttacattaaaaaaataaaaatcactaGAGACTCCTTCCAAAAAAATGAGCATGACTGATAAAATATATACTTTTATATGCAAATTAGGTATTGACTTCTATGAAGATAGATAGTGACTGGTTAACAAATGAGGTAGGTAAGGAACTAAGGATGCTTTATGTTTGCGTTGTTGTGTTTTTCAAAAGAATCGAAATCAAATGACAAACATATATCTGCATATCCGAGTTACACTTTTATATCCTCACTAATAAACCGGATTTGAGTAGCAACAGAATTGAAGTTAAGACAACATATAGAATTCAGCAGTAAGAGCATTCTATATGTCTCAAGTAAACCATATTTAAACCATATTCTCTTCGACTTAATTAAATAGTCTCAAGTAAAATTCAAATTTACTTAGTAAAAAATATGTTAGATAATATAAATTCAGGATACCCATATTTAATTTAcaattaaaataagttcagataacgGTTTCAAGGATGATAAAGTAAATTACATGAGCTATGTTCCTCTTGTCACTATCCTTTGATCAGAACAATgagaaaacaaataaaaaagggTTTGATTAAGACTTTTAGATAATCAACATTAGTAGTAGGTAGTATGAAAAGTTTTGGTTCATGCAAGATGTTTAGATATATATTAAGAAAAATCTTTCATTCACCGTTGATGATTTGTTATAAAGTTACTTGGTTGATCATATTGGTTATGAATCAAAAGTTTTATTAGAATAACTATGTATCATGTATTAACAAAATCACATGTTATTGAAATtagtattaaaaaaattcataaattatTGAAATTAATATTAGTTTACTACTAGCTAGCCCGGTGATTTTCATTCTGTGATGTTGTTAACTGTGctgcttcttcttcttctcattGATTGTGGAATCATTTAATTGTCAGAAACCTCAAGATAGATGTCTCCTCACAAATATTGATGTACAAGGAAGAAAACTTTAACATGAGGGCATTTAAAAAGTAATGATGCAAAATcaggaaattaaaaaaaaaaagttgaaaataGTGATAACTTAATGATTATTAGAGATGAATGAAAatgattataaaaaaaatagcatATACCAATATATCATTGACTGCGTAATTTATCATTGAGGCTATGCTGGTAGCAACGTAGAGTAACTATGACTATATAAAATAGCTTAATCATTGTATGCTTCTGGTTTTTAGAGAAACAACGAATAATTTAGAGAATGAATTTGAATAGTAAGTAATTGTATTGAATTTGGTTAGTAAAATGTTTTTTGTGAGATGTGTAGAATTTGGTATCATGAAAAGAAGAGAGCGTAGTTGGATGTATGATAGACTTGATGGGCGCAATCTTAAGCCCGACTTTCTCAAGGGGGTTGAAGAGTTCATTGAGTTTTGCAAAGAGCATCCAACCTGCAATGATGGTGACAAAATAAGATGCCCATTCCCCCTGTGTGATAATAGACGTTTCCATGATACTGAAACAGTTAGAGTACATTTGTACAAGAAGGGGTTTGTTCGTAATTACTATCAATGGATATGTCAAGGGGAAAGCTTAGTAGAGTCCTCGCGTGTTCAGCCAAATCCATATCGGGATATGGTTATTGATGCTCTTGGAAATAATCAAGAGCATTTGTTGAATGAAAAGAGTAATTCAGTTGAAGAAGAACCAAATGATGAAGCTAAGAAGTTTATTGACCTTCTAAAGGTAGCTGGAGATCCATTATGTGAAGGGAGCAAACTATCTGTGTTGGAGATGGCATCAAGAATTGCAAGTTTGAAATGTGAATTCAACTTACAACACAGGTGTGTGGATGAGTTTGCATCTTTGTTCAATGATGCGATTCCAAATAACAACCAAATGGGTAGAACTTTCAATAGCACAAAGAAGGTTCTTGAGGGCTTGGAACTTCCTCATGAGAGGATCCACACATGTcctaaaggttgtttgctcttcTGGAAAGGCGATGCACATTTAGATAAATGTAGAGTATGTGGAAGTGATCGGTATAAGAAGACTAAAAAGGGCAAGCTTATTCCATCAAAAGTTCTAATCTATTTTTCAATCACACCGAGGTTGCAAAGGTTGTATGCTACCAAGAACATTTCGGAGGATATGACTTGGCATGCCAAGAATCCCGGAGTTCAAAACACCTTCGCACATCCTAGTGATAGTGAAGCGTGGAAGCACTTGGATACAACCTTTCCTAATTTCGCATCAGAGCCACGAAATGTCAGGCTTGGTTTGTGCACGGATGGATTTGCCCCCCATGGTAAATTTGGATCCCAATATTCATGTTGGCCAGTTATTCTTACACCATACAATTTGCCTCCATCGATGTGTATGAAAAGACCATTCATGTTCCTTTCTTTGCTCGTTCCCGGTCCTAAAAATCCTAAAGGAAACTTGGATGTGTACATGCAACCACTCATTGAAGAGTTGAAACAGTTATGGGAGGTTGGGGCTATGACTTATGACATCTCAAGCAAGCAGAATTTGAACCTCCGCGCAGCCATTTTGTGGACTATTAGTGATTTCCCTACATATGGCATGCTATCTGGATGGTCCACTGCTGGAAAGAAGGCTTGCCCTTATTGTATGGATAAAAGCAGGTCATTTTGGCTTGAACATGGAGGTAAAGTTTCATGGTTTGATTGCCATCGACAATTCCTTCCACATGATCACCCTTTTCGAAAGAATAAAACAGCTTTCTGCAAAAACAAAGTTGAACATGGCATGGGTCCGCATATAATGTGTGGAGAAGAATTGTGGCAATGTGTGAAGGACTTGCCAAAAGCAACTGATGGTCCTGAAGCTCTTAAGAAGTTGAAGAGTGCCAAAAAGGGTTGGTTCAAACAAAGTATTCTATGGGAACTCCCATATTGGAAGGATTTGCTTATTTGTTACAACTTGGATGTCATGCACATTGAAAAGAACTTTTTTGACCAACTCATAAACACTGTGATGGATGTGAAAGGCAGCACCTCGGACACCACTAGTGCAAGGAAAGATATGGCTAAGTATTGTAAACGTCGACAGTTAGAGCTTGAAAATGGAAATCAAACCATGCCCAAAGCACCTTTTTCACCTGACAAGGCTCAAAAGAAGGTGTTATGTGAATGGGTCCGAGACTTGAAATTCCCGGATGCTTATGCTTCAAACTTGAGCAGGTGTGTTAATCTTCAATCATGCAAGCTGTATGGAATGAAGAGCCACGATTGTCATGTCTTCATGGAGAGGTTGCTTCCGGTTGCTTTGAAGGAGTTGCTTTGAAGGAGTTGCTTCCCTTGCATGTCTGGAAGGCAATTACAGAGATTAGTCAATTCTTCCGAGACTTATGCGCCCCCGCTATCAAAGCGAGTGACATAGATCGCTTGGATAAGAATATAGCTGAGATCTTGTGCAAGCTAGAGAAGATTTTTCCACCTGCATTTTTCAACTCCATGGAACACTTGCCAGTTCATCTTCCACATGAGGCAAAGGTTGGTGGTCCTGTCCAGTACATGTGGATGTACCCATTTGAAAGGTAATCAAAGTAATACAAATAATCGTAAATAAATTATTACTTTAAATATCTTATATGTTTACTAGTAACTATTAATCACACTTACATAATTTATAGGTTTCTTAACCATTTGAAGCGTAAGGTTGGAAATAAGGCACGTGTAGAAGGCTCCATATGCAATGCTTACCTAATGGAGGAGATTTCGAACTTTTGTTCCCACTATTTTCAACCTGAGGTTGACACCAAAGCAAGGGATATAGGAAGAAACGTCCATTCGGTTGTTGAGAACCAAAATGACGTTAATATCCCCGAGACGTTCAGGGTTGATTGTGGTCGTGCACCTACTAATGGCCGTTTGCGCTTCTTGCAAGACATGGAGTATGATCGAGCACATCTTTATGTGCTTGCAAACAGTGGTATCTTAGGTGAATATGAAAGGTAataaactataatttaattattgtaaACTCTTCTAACGATGTATTTAACCTTTATTTCCTTAATTACCATAGGAAATTTGAGGAGCACATTCTCCAAACTCAACCTCACATAGTAATGGAGGATATTTGGAGTAAATGCGAAGCCCAGTTCCCTGGATGGTTTAAGTCACATGTGAGATTAATTGTATTTTGCTTTTATTCATATACAATATTAATTACTTACACTAGtcattgaaagaaaaaaaaattactgaCTAATTCTACGAATTAGGTTCTCCGGTCTTTGAGTCCTAATGATGTGACACGGGCGCTTGCGATGGGCCCCTCTAGACAAGTAAGGACATGGAGTCGGTTCTATGTGAATGGatataattttcaaactcatgacTACGGAAAACACAAGTCAACTATGAATTATGGAGTGTGTGTACAAAGTCCTGATGAAGTTGACTACTTTGGCATTTTGGAGGAGGTGATTGAAGTTTCTTATTGTGGTAAGCTTCAAGAGTATAAGACAATCTTGTTTAAGTGCAACAGGATGGATTCCGTGAAGGGTATGAACATTCATGAACAATACAAACTTGTTGAGGTCAATCATTCTAAGAGATACCCAAAGTAATGACCCATTTGTATTGTCTTACCAAGTTAGTCAAGTATACTTTGCACATTACCCCAGTTTGAAGAAGGATAAAGCCCAATAGTGGTCTGTGTTTAAAACTAAGGCAAGATCTGTGATTGATGCTCCGGTTGACTTAGACTTTCTGCAAGAAGATGCAAATGAGGTTTCTTCAGCTCTTTGTGCTCCAGATGAGATCCCAGATTATGAAGATCAAGAaaatgatgatgataatgacgATATTAATGATGGTGATGTTGATAGTATGAGTGATGAGGAcgaggatgaggatgatgaagatgaggatgaagatgatggtgatgatgacgttgatgatgatgatgacgatgatgatgatgatgatgatgatgatggataCGACAATTAACTTGATCTTGCTGATTTTGATTCCATTTGGTTGTATAATTTTAGGTTTAAGAAATATTATGTGTGTTGTCTTTTatgattgaactttgaattatgTAGTTCTTTATTGAACTTatcattgaactttgaattgaactttgaattatgTAGTTGTTTGTTACTTGTTATTAGGTAATTATATATGTAGCGTAAGTTTATTaatgttaatgtttggtttgTGTTCTACTAAATAAACAGATGTCCAATCGAGGAATTATGTAGTAGTTTGGTAAActtatgattgaaatttgaattatttaaacttGGTTTATGTTCTACTGAATAAACAGATGTCCAATCGAGGAGAAAATTCAGCCATCCGCAGTCGTTTAGGTGCACGTGGAGGTGGTCGTGAAGGTGGTCGTGGAGGTGGCCATGGAGGTGGCCATGGAGCTGGCCATGGAGCTGGCCGTGGAGGTACTACACGGGTGACCCAACCCTCACTTGATACCTACTTTGATGATGACGAAACTCAAGGTCAATACTCTGAAGAGGTGGTACCTGATTCACAAGCAAATGAAGAAGCTGAGGATTCTGGAGTGATTTGGATGGCACCGGGTGAAATTTGGTAAGACTTAGAgttacattttaattattttatctcaTGTATGAATTTTGTAAACTAACGTTACTTGTGTTTTTTCCTATTCCACTATGTAAGGTTTGATCACAGTTCCATTTCACGGGATATTACTAACGTCATCCAGACATATTTCAAGAGTCCTTGGACGTGTTATACCAAAGTTGACAAGGATACAAAAGAGAATTGTTTCACTCTGTTCAAGGTATATTTGATTTTATATCATGTAATGTATCACTTTTTATTCATCAACTTGCTATAATTGTAACATAACAAAATATCCCTTCTTTTCTTTTGTGTAGAGGACCTATAAATGGTTGTCTGGGTTTGATCACCTTGCTGTGCATGATTACCATGCAAATGCATATAAACGAGTTAAGTACATCCACTACCAAATAACAAGAAAGAGTAATGGAAAGAAGCCAGATTGGATGCTTGAGGAAGTGCATGCAGAAATGATGAAGTACGTGGATGATGATGAATTCAAGAAAAGATCTGAGCAGGCTAAGAACAATAGAAGAGGGGGTTCATTAACCAACAAATTTGAACCATCACATTTCCAAGGTTCCATTTCCACAACTGAGGCTGCAAAGAAAATGGTAAGTTTAATAATGTAACTTAATTTCATTTAACGTTGTTACTAATTTGATTATTTACACAAATTACTTGTATAATTAGGCAAAGGAAATTGGAGGTGTGATGCCTACAGCCGGTGACTTATATTTGAAGACACACACCAAGGAAGTATCGGGTAAAGGGAAAGTCCCTTGTAGTAGTAAAGCAAAGCAAATCAAGGTAACTTACTATTATTCTTATTTCTTAAATGTgagtaaatacatttgaatgtgacttagcaagttaacacaaagcttatgaaacttGTTCAAggtttaaaatctgcccctaggtgatttagttgaaaaatgggagtgaaaatgccttatttagcctatatatgacctatatcgaccaaatatgacttaaatgtgcttaaattaattagaatcagttttagaaaccttgaatgtgccacataaaacatgtaaacggtttaaaatgacaagtttggttccttagctcaaagttgggcgagaaaatgacattttaggcaaaatttgacctataacgaccaaataagccttagatgtgaataaatacatttgaatttGTCTTAACAAGTTCAAACTAAGCTTataaaacatgttttaagtttaaaatcagcccttagttcctttagttgaaaaatgggaccgaaaacgccttatttagcctatatatgacctatatcgaccaaatatgacttaaatgtgcttaaattgattagaatcagttttagaaaccttgaatgtgccacataaaacatgtaaacggttttaaatgacaagtttggttccttagctcaaagttgggcgagaaaatgacattttaggcaaaatttgacctataacgaccaaataagcCTTAGATATGAATAAATACATTTATATGTGTCTTAACAAGTTCAAACTAAGCTTataaaacatgttttaagtttaaaatctgcccctaggtgatatagttgaaaaatgggagcgaaaatgacttatttagcctatataggACCTACATCGACCAAATAttacttaaatgtgcttaaattgattagaatcggttttagaaaccttgaatgtgccacataaaacatgtaaacggtTTGAAATggcaagtttggttccttatcTCAAAGTTgagcgagaaaatgacattttaggcaaaatttgacctataacgaccaaataagcCTTAGATGTGAATAAATACATTTATATGTGTCTTAACAAGTTCAAACTAAGCTTataaaacatgttttaagtttaaaatcagcccttagttcctttagttgaaaaatgggaccgaaaacgccttatttagcctatatatgacctatatcgaccaaatatgacctaaatatgcttaaattgattagaatccGTTTTAGAAACATTGAATGTGCCACATAAAATATGTAAACGGTttaaaatgacaagtttggttccttagctcaaagttgggcgagaaaatgacattttagtcaaaatttgacCTATTACGACCAAAtaagccttagatgtgagtaaatacatttgaatgtgacttagcaagttaaaacaaagcttatgaaacatgttcaaagtttaaaatctgcccctaggtgatttagttgaaaaatgggagcgaaaatgccttatttagcctatatatgacctacaacgaccatATAttacttaaatgtgcttaaattgattagaatcagttttagaaacctttaatttgccacataaaacatgtaaacggtTTGAAATgccaagtttggttccttagctcaaagttgggcgagaaaatgacattttaggcaaaatttgacctataacgaccaaataagccttagatgtgaataaatttatttatatgtGTCTTAACAAGTTCTAACTAAGCTTATaatacatgttttaagtttaaaatcatccCTTAGTtcatttagttgaaaaatgggaccgaaaacgccttatttagcctatatatgacctatattgatcaaatatgacctaaatgtgcttacattgattagaatcagttttagaaacattgaatgtgccacataaaacatgtaaacggtttaaaatgacaagtttggttccttagctcaaagttgggcgagaaaatgacattttaggcaaaattttgacttttaacgaccaaataagccgtagatgtgagtaaatacatttgaatgtgacttagcaagttaaaacaaagcttatgaaacgtgttcaaagtttaaaatctgcccctaggtaatttagttgaaaaatgggagcgaaaatgccttatttagcctatatatgacctacatcgaccaaatatgacttaaatgtgcttaaattgattagaaccagttttagaaacctttaatgtgccacataaaacatgtaaacggtttgaaatgacaagtttggttccttagctcaaagttgggcgagaaaatgacattttaagcAAAatttgacctataacgaccaaataagccttagatgtgaataaatacatttgaatgtgtcttaacaagttcaaactaagcttataaaacatgttttaagtttaaaatcagcccttagttcctttagttgaaaaatgggaccgaaaacgtcttatttagcctatatatgacctatatcgaccaaatatgacttaaatgtgcttaaattgattagaatcagttttagaaaccttgaatgtgccacacaaaacatgtaaacggtttaaaatgacaagtttggttccttagctcaaagttgggcgagaaaatgacattttaggcaaaatatgacctataacgaccaaataggccttagatgtgagtaactacATTTGAATGTGTCTTAGCAAATTCAAACTAAGCTTATGAAacacgttttaagtttaaaatcatccctcagttcttttagttgaaaaatgggagcgaaaatgccttatttggtcgatatatgacctatatcgaccaaatatgacttaaatctgcttaaattaattagaatcagctttagaaaccttgaatatgccacacaaaacatgtaaatggtttgaaatgacaagtttggtttcttagctcaaagttgggcgagaaaatgacattttaggtaaaatatgacctataacgaccaaataggccttagatggaGTAACTACATTTGAATGtgtcttagcaagttcaaactaagcttatgaaacacgttttaagtttaaaatcagcccttagttcttttagttgaaaaatgggagcgaaaatgccttatttggtcgatatatgacctatatcgaccaaatatgacttaaatgtgcttaaattgattagaatcagttttagaaaccttgaatatgccacacaaaacatgtaaatggtttgaaatgacaagtctggttccttagctcaaagttgggagagaaaatgacattttaggcaaaatatgacctataacgaccaaataagaCTTAGATGTGAGAAAATATTTTGAATGtgtcttagcaagttcaaactaagcttatgaaacatgttttaagtttaaaatcagcccttagttcttttagttgaaaaatgggagcgaaaatgccttatttagcttatatatgttttaagtttaaatgtGCTCAATTTAATATATTTGTTATGCATGGGTGATAATCATTTTAATTCTTGTAGGAAAACTATGAAGAAAATGTTGCTGAATGCGTTGAAAAAGGCATTGCTAAAGATCCCAACCAAATCTACTTTGAGACAGTAGGTGggagaaagaagggaaaggTCCTCGGGCTGGGGAGTGAAGACTCTCTATACTTTGCACCATCTAGAAGGGGTTGTAGTTCTTCTAGCTCATAAACCCCATCTATTTATTCTCAAATGTCAACTCGCTTGGAAGAAACTCAACAACAGTTGACCCAAAAATCCATTGAGcttgaaacaacaaaaaatcagATGTTAAAGGCTATGGAGGACGATCTACTTTTGAggcaaagggagagagaagaaagagaagcAGAGCGACTAGAGCATCAAAGGGAGATAGAAAGGGAGAGACAAGAAAGAGAAGAGCATGGCGCCCAGATGAAAAAGGCAATGGAGTCTTACGAGAGGATGTTCAGTCATTGTACTGGTTTTCCTTTCTCGCAGTCGCAGGACCCTCGAGATCCAACCGGCGGCATGACACCTTTGTGTTAGGTAGTTAGTATTCTTGTATTAGTTTGAACTAGTTGCAACTTTTCTTTTTGAGTATATATTATGAATGTATTAACATGTTTAAACAACATTATGTGTATTATGAATCTTTGTtgtatgactttgaacaggtttAATATTATAACATCGAGCAGGTTTCATACGATTTTACAGAATTTATATAAATTCGTATATATACAGGcacatatataatatttatacAGGCATATAATACAGGTATATATACGATTTTACAGAATTGACTGCAAATGATATTTGCATAATTACCGACCGCCAGGGCAGTCACTAATATAGTGATCGCCAGGGCAgacactaatttagtgaccgcctccaaggcagtcactaatttagtgaccgcagACAAGGCAGTCACTAACTTAGTGACCGCCTatgcagtcactaatttagtgaccgccaatgcagtcgctaatttagtgacctTCTTGGCGGTCGCTAAATTAGCGACTGCCTTAGCGGTCACTAAGTTGGTGAATGCCTTTGCGGTCGCTATTCCTGCCTTCCAGTCAGAGTTTCCTAAATTACCGTCCAGGTGAACACTGACCGCCTTTTTGCGACCGTTGGCGGTCGCAAATTCTTTTACTAACCGTTTTTCGCGTTTTACCAACCACTTTTGGCGGTCGgtaattaatcaatttcttgtagtgcgaATAATGGTTGTGATGGTTGGCCGGTTGATGGGTTCTTTCCGGTAAGttaatggaagaaggaaggggagagagagaagaaaaagaaatgggtgGGGTAGTGGGTTAATGAATGGGTTAATTAGGTTTTTTAATGGGTGGGTTGATTAGGGGTGTTAATTAGATATTAGGTTGGTTAATTAGACGTTAATTGGTTTATTATGGTATTGATGACGTCATTAAAGGCATTTAGTGTAtttagggggcgtttggttcgcGCAGGGTAAACGGAATGGAATGCAGAAAGGGAATCAAGGAGAAAGGAATGGAATGACTCTGATTCCCCCTACTTGTTTGGGTATGTCCCAGAAACGGAATGGAATACACCTTGAATCCCTTGATTCCCTTTGTGGTTGTTTGGTTCAAAGCAGGGAATCAactgtatattttttttttctaaacatgtatttatgaataacatgtttaaaatataaatataatataattatatTTAGGAACTGGTCAAAAAATCAACCAACAAACAATCccacaaattaaaataaaatgcttaatgaaaaTCCACAAAAATTCACCACCCAAaaacaatactccctccgtcccatattagttgttacacttacctttgcacaaagttttaggtgataagtggttgtttggttatcaattgttattttattgaaaaagtaaacgtgataggagttagtggggtatttttttaattgaatgagagagggtgtggggacaaagacaaatttagtgggaagagagagacgatataataattgtggggtcattcctaatttagaagtgtaacaactaatctgggacggccggaaaaaaaaagtgtaacaactaatatgggatggagggagtaaattAAAGCTTCAAACTTCAATTAAATACAACTTACAAGAAGAAAGGGGGCGATTGATTCATTGGGCCAATGATCAAATCCAAATTCACAATTCATAATCAAATAAACAATTCagaatcaaataaacaaacccACAGTAAACAAACAAACCcacaataaacaaacaaacccaTAACAAGAGAGTTCTGTTAGTTATCCATGCTTATGTCACAAGAGATCAGAAAACAATTAAGCCAAAACACCCAGCAACGAAACTGGGTGAAAAAAcagagaaaggaaaaaaaaattaat encodes:
- the LOC110784224 gene encoding uncharacterized protein, coding for MFFVRCVEFGIMKRRERSWMYDRLDGRNLKPDFLKGVEEFIEFCKEHPTCNDGDKIRCPFPLCDNRRFHDTETVRVHLYKKGFVRNYYQWICQGESLVESSRVQPNPYRDMVIDALGNNQEHLLNEKSNSVEEEPNDEAKKFIDLLKVAGDPLCEGSKLSVLEMASRIASLKCEFNLQHRCVDEFASLFNDAIPNNNQMGRTFNSTKKVLEGLELPHERIHTCPKGCLLFWKGDAHLDKCRVCGSDRYKKTKKGKLIPSKVLIYFSITPRLQRLYATKNISEDMTWHAKNPGVQNTFAHPSDSEAWKHLDTTFPNFASEPRNVRLGLCTDGFAPHGKFGSQYSCWPVILTPYNLPPSMCMKRPFMFLSLLVPGPKNPKGNLDVYMQPLIEELKQLWEVGAMTYDISSKQNLNLRAAILWTISDFPTYGMLSGWSTAGKKACPYCMDKSRSFWLEHGGKVSWFDCHRQFLPHDHPFRKNKTAFCKNKVEHGMGPHIMCGEELWQCVKDLPKATDGPEALKKLKSAKKGWFKQSILWELPYWKDLLICYNLDVMHIEKNFFDQLINTVMDVKGSTSDTTSARKDMAKYCKRRQLELENGNQTMPKAPFSPDKAQKKVLCEWVRDLKFPDAYASNLSRCVNLQSCKLYGMKSHDCHVFMERLLPVALKELL